The Musa acuminata AAA Group cultivar baxijiao chromosome BXJ2-5, Cavendish_Baxijiao_AAA, whole genome shotgun sequence genomic interval gaagtccatggaggagATGTATAAGAAACAGATAGAGACTTTGACGGTGAGACCAATTACTCAGTTATCAAAAAGTAAAGACTTTTCTGATACAATGACACCCTTGATGACTGAATTTCTGTGTGCTGAAGTGACAACTGATTGAATGTTACTATACATTAGGCCGAGgagttcttttcttctttctaagTGATCTAAAATATGCTTCCTACTTTCATGCTTTCAACGTGCAACTAATTGTGTTAACATATTATGCAAATATAAGATCATTATTTAGAATATGTACCACAATGTAATCTTATTATGAACTCATTGGTAATTTTGGTGACTTTTTTTTGGTAATTGTCATGTTTGTTGAGGCTGTATCATTTCCTCCGAGCTTAGGAAATTAGACCAATCTTCTGTTTTGTGATTAAATGCACATCATTCTCTCTACTCCCTAAACAAGGCTGTTATAGTGGGAATATTTAGTGGAAAAAATTTTGAAGTAGTAATACCTCATTGAATCTTATCTATCCGGTGATTGCACTTTTGGATTTTCTGTAGTTTGCACATGATTCTGGATTTCAAATGGAACATTCATGTTTTATTGATCATATTTGTAATGCACAAACAGATGAACGTAGCTGCAGTAGAGAAGAGCCTAGCTGCTAATGGCACAAATAAGCAGCCTGGAAATTTTGATACTTCTTCATATACTCATGGTCACGACTCCAAAGGTGCTATCCCTGCCGATGCACGAACACCTGATGGAACACCACCTAAACACTTAACAAAAGAGTTTGAGCAGCAGAAACAGGTATTTCCGGTGGATGCACATGTTCCTACTGAGGTGAAATCTGGGCAATCAGGGTCTGTTGCAAAACCTATTGAAGAACTGCAGAAGTTGAAGGTTGCTTATGCTGCTTGGAAGAAGGACTACAAGGCCCGTCTGCATGATACAAAAGCAGCACTTCGGAAACTTCAGAAATTGGAAGGTGAGAAGCCACGTAGAAGATGGTGgggcaagaaaagaaagaagcatGATAAATAGAACTTTACTATGATGCCAGCTCTTTGCTTGATTGTTCACTAGATCATGGTGGTTCTCTGCATGGCCAACCCGACACATTTATTGTTATAAAGACAGAGATGCTGCTGCTACGATTGAAGTGTGCTCTTTCTTTTGTGTATCCTGTCATTGGCTTTTCCTGCTTGGGGTTCCCAAGGACATGTGTACTTCTGACATTTTGGTTACATGAGAATAACATAATAATCATATGGTTTATATGTAGGTTTATGCTTGAAATTGAGATGAATATAATGTTATTTCACTCTTACTATGGCTTTATTAGAAGCCTAAACAAGCatgtttttttcatcattttttatatGCTAGTATACTATTTTTCAGTGAACATTATATTCTGGAATCAGGTTGTGATACCTTCAAGATCATAAGAACCAAAGTATATGTAAGCAAGTTTCTCGGACAGCCAGCCACTCAAGGCAGGTGAACCCTGATGTTTGAATGATTGTACCAGCCAGAGATGGGgaaaaacacaaaacaaaaccTAGAAGTTTGGATGTAGAATGCATTATTGGCTTAGTTTGCTGCACATCCAATTCCTTCATTTTACTTGTTAATCAAACAGTGTCACTGTTTGTCATTGTGCCATATGATGTCTTGTTAGCAGCCAACAAGATATTTCCACTTTGCAATAAGGAAACTTTGTACCATCTATGTTTGCATGTGTTGATTGGTAGGTCAATTTGTTTGGTAAAACTGCAAAAGGTGCTCAAGCACTACAATAAAGCACTCAGAATCACCAGTTCTCTTTGCATATGTTGTTGCACTTTTCTTGTTTTCAGTTTGGTCTCTAATAAACTCATAGTCATAATTTTATTGACTCAGTTCTCACTCATCAGTCACTTTGTAATCATCCACTGCTGAGCTGATCATAGAAGTTATCATGCTGGATTCTTTGTTGTAATCTGCTTAGGATTTCTACACAGTTGTGTAGAACTGTCTTGCATTGACTCTTTAATTCATAAACAGAGTTCATTTTTTTGACCCACAGGTGAAACTGGATCTGAAATTGTGAACACTATATTTCTATTGCATTTTGAGTATTCTAATATCCAGACAAGGATGAAACATAGTTCCACTTCATACCCATATCTAAAAAAGGTCCAAACAATCAAATCCAGAGATGGATATTAATGTAGGTTGATAGAGACATGAACTTGGAGAGACAAAACTCCTCTCTTTCCAACTACAAGATTtttctcaaaagaaaaataaaggaaaGCCAGATGTTAAGTTTTGTCTGTTCCAATTAATCACATCC includes:
- the LOC135611899 gene encoding myosin-2-like, with the translated sequence MNFEMGSNEAGFSSKDSDVMKEKARSESREFGHGIKSSLGGPVDEKGGHNDYVKREALNKDQHQVHSSSLEELEKLVLEIKAEVKQKEEENVALSQQIQQYEKKWSLCEEKMKSMEEMYKKQIETLTMNVAAVEKSLAANGTNKQPGNFDTSSYTHGHDSKGAIPADARTPDGTPPKHLTKEFEQQKQVFPVDAHVPTEVKSGQSGSVAKPIEELQKLKVAYAAWKKDYKARLHDTKAALRKLQKLEGEKPRRRWWGKKRKKHDK